One part of the Brevundimonas sp. NIBR11 genome encodes these proteins:
- a CDS encoding alpha/beta hydrolase → MTRRGLFAPFLGGVVASLAAACSPLGMLNTLGPRDRGVRRVARDLEYGPDPRQKFDVYAPSAAGASTSLPTLVFFYGGGWDSGSKDLYGWAAQALAAQGFVVAVPDYRLVPDVLFPVFIQDAAAATARVCEVVSAHGGDPDRLGVLGHSAGAHLAMMITLDRRYMAAVGKPDLIKAAAGLAGPYDFLPFDVASSINAFGQAPDPEQTQPLHFARADAPPLWLGHGTADVIVHDEDTVLLEARMRELGGDCEAKLYPGLSHEDLIATFSPLFRKKAPVLADVSAFFQHRLG, encoded by the coding sequence ATGACCCGCAGAGGCCTGTTCGCACCCTTCCTGGGCGGCGTAGTCGCGTCGCTCGCTGCGGCGTGCAGTCCATTGGGGATGCTCAACACCCTCGGTCCGCGCGACCGGGGCGTCAGGCGGGTCGCTCGCGATCTCGAGTACGGCCCCGACCCGCGCCAGAAGTTCGACGTCTATGCCCCTAGCGCGGCCGGTGCCTCGACCTCCCTGCCGACGCTCGTCTTCTTCTACGGCGGCGGCTGGGATTCAGGGTCGAAGGACCTCTACGGCTGGGCGGCCCAGGCCCTGGCGGCGCAGGGGTTCGTCGTCGCCGTGCCAGACTACCGCCTGGTCCCCGACGTCCTCTTCCCTGTCTTCATCCAGGATGCGGCCGCCGCGACCGCGCGGGTGTGCGAGGTCGTTTCGGCCCATGGCGGCGACCCGGATCGGCTGGGCGTCCTCGGCCATTCGGCGGGCGCCCATCTGGCCATGATGATCACGCTCGACCGCCGATACATGGCCGCTGTGGGCAAGCCGGATCTGATAAAGGCGGCGGCGGGGCTGGCGGGGCCCTACGACTTCCTGCCGTTCGACGTGGCTTCCTCGATCAACGCCTTCGGCCAGGCCCCTGACCCGGAACAGACCCAGCCCCTGCATTTCGCCCGCGCCGACGCCCCGCCGCTGTGGCTCGGCCACGGCACGGCCGACGTCATCGTCCACGACGAAGACACCGTCCTGCTGGAAGCGCGGATGCGCGAACTGGGCGGAGACTGCGAGGCGAAACTCTATCCGGGCCTCAGCCACGAGGACCTGATCGCGACCTTCTCACCCCTGTTCCGCAAGAAGGCGCCGGTGCTGGCGGACGTTTCCGCCTTCTTCCAGCACCGGCTGGGCTGA